The Delphinus delphis chromosome 10, mDelDel1.2, whole genome shotgun sequence genome includes a region encoding these proteins:
- the CDKN1A gene encoding cyclin-dependent kinase inhibitor 1: MSEPSRDAHQIPRGSKACRRLFGPVDSEQLRRDCDALMASCVQEARDRWNFDFVTETPLEGDFAWERVRGLGLPKLYLPAGPRGTRDDLGGGKWPSTSSALLQGTSQEDHVDLSLSCTLVPRSPERPEGSLGGPGTSQGRKRRQTSMTDFYHSKRRLISSKRKP, translated from the coding sequence ATGTCAGAGCCATCCAGGGATGCCCATCAGATCCCACGCGGCAGCAAGGCGTGCCGCCGCCTCTTTGGCCCGGTGGACAGTGAGCAGCTGCGCCGGGACTGCGACGCCCTGATGGCCAGCTGCGTGCAGGAGGCCCGAGATCGATGGAACTTCGACTTTGTCACCGAGACCCCTCTGGAGGGTGACTTCGCCTGGGAGCGCGTGAGGGGCCTTGGCCTGCCCAAGCTCTACCTGCCTGCAGGGCCCCGGGGGACCCGGGACGACCTGGGAGGGGGCAAGTGGCCGAGCACCTCATCTGCCCTGCTGCAGGGGACATCTCAGGAGGACCACGTGGACCTGTCACTGTCCTGCACGCTCGTGCCTCGCTCCCCAGAGCGGCCTGAGGGGTCCCTGGGAGGGCCGGGCACCTCCCAGGGACGAAAACGGCGACAGACCAGCATGACAG